A DNA window from Pseudarthrobacter sp. W1I19 contains the following coding sequences:
- a CDS encoding LysR family transcriptional regulator, whose protein sequence is MEIHQLEILRELGALGSVKAVADTLMVTPSAVSQQLALLQRTVDVPLTRKEGRNLVLTEAGQVLADAGAAVVSAMADARGAIGSYHGDAAGRVTLSGFHSVGQAVFAPLARILDAPGQPRIELSDEDVAQQDFPALTARYDLVLAHRMDHSPRWPAERVTVIPLAHEPLDVALPAAHPLAGKPAVTADDVGGEAWVTSHTGYSPADVLSAVAAVSSRELNIVHRINDYSTVAALVAAGGVVGLLPRYTAGPVLNPDIVLRPLEGISTRRRIDLLARPENLKRRSVMIVSEALQGIMAGLVEQG, encoded by the coding sequence ATGGAGATACACCAGCTGGAAATCCTGCGGGAACTAGGCGCCCTGGGCAGCGTCAAGGCTGTAGCGGACACGCTGATGGTCACGCCTTCGGCAGTGTCCCAGCAGCTGGCCCTGCTGCAGCGGACTGTGGACGTGCCGCTGACCCGCAAAGAGGGCCGGAACCTGGTGCTCACCGAGGCAGGCCAGGTGCTGGCTGACGCTGGTGCCGCCGTCGTCAGCGCCATGGCCGACGCCCGCGGAGCCATCGGGAGTTATCACGGCGATGCGGCAGGGCGGGTAACGCTGTCCGGTTTCCACAGTGTGGGGCAGGCGGTGTTTGCGCCCCTGGCGAGGATCCTCGATGCCCCGGGCCAGCCACGGATCGAACTGTCGGATGAGGATGTGGCGCAGCAGGATTTCCCCGCCCTGACGGCGCGCTACGACCTGGTCCTGGCCCACCGGATGGACCACAGCCCCCGCTGGCCCGCCGAACGGGTCACGGTGATACCACTCGCGCACGAGCCGCTGGATGTTGCCTTGCCCGCCGCTCACCCCTTAGCGGGGAAGCCTGCCGTCACGGCGGACGACGTCGGCGGCGAGGCCTGGGTGACCAGCCACACCGGCTACTCCCCCGCCGATGTGCTGTCCGCCGTCGCGGCCGTCTCCAGCCGCGAACTGAACATCGTCCACCGGATCAACGACTATTCCACCGTGGCCGCGCTGGTGGCTGCCGGCGGGGTGGTGGGGCTGCTGCCGCGGTACACCGCAGGTCCCGTGCTCAATCCCGATATCGTGCTGCGGCCGCTTGAGGGCATCAGCACCCGGCGCCGGATCGACCTGCTGGCCCGGCCGGAAAACCTGAAGCGGCGGTCGGTCATGATCGTCTCCGAAGCGCTGCAGGGCATCATGGCCGGGCTGGTGGAGCAGGGCTGA
- a CDS encoding FAD-binding oxidoreductase, producing the protein MAAHYDVLIVGGGIAGLSLASALAGNCTVALVEAEQELAYHTSSRSARQLIPSYGPAVVQELTVRTLELIAARDAELPEPVLAPRSFMLVGSEQAVAAEASGHMRAITPAEALELCPALVPGTFTAAGLDTGSFGCNAPLLLEDHRQRALAAGVDIITGARVHSAQRVGSGWQVGAGMEAFEAGVLVNAAGAWADELAVISGVEKLGLQPYRRTAAIAAVERPLPEHSPMVAAADNSFYFRRDGEDILISPSESVPSGPEDAKPRPGDVERLVARLNQVTTLGITEVRRAWTGLRTEAADGVPVAGFDAEAPGFYWLAGQGGYGFQTSAAMAELAAAHILAGRGTAEAAGTGPASRTAQALAATRWSVRR; encoded by the coding sequence ATGGCAGCTCATTACGACGTCCTGATAGTCGGCGGCGGCATCGCCGGCTTGTCCCTGGCCTCTGCCTTGGCAGGGAATTGCACCGTGGCGCTGGTGGAGGCGGAGCAGGAATTGGCGTACCACACGTCCTCCCGCTCCGCCCGCCAGCTCATCCCCAGCTACGGCCCGGCAGTGGTCCAGGAACTGACTGTCCGCACGTTGGAGTTAATCGCCGCCCGAGACGCTGAGTTGCCTGAGCCGGTGCTCGCGCCGCGCAGCTTTATGCTGGTCGGTTCGGAGCAGGCAGTGGCAGCCGAAGCCAGCGGCCACATGCGTGCCATTACCCCGGCCGAAGCGCTGGAACTTTGCCCGGCCCTCGTTCCCGGAACCTTCACCGCTGCCGGCCTGGATACCGGCTCCTTCGGCTGCAACGCCCCCCTGCTGCTGGAGGATCACCGCCAGCGCGCGCTCGCCGCCGGCGTGGACATCATCACCGGCGCCAGGGTCCACTCCGCGCAGCGCGTGGGCTCGGGTTGGCAGGTGGGTGCCGGCATGGAAGCCTTCGAAGCCGGTGTGCTGGTGAATGCTGCCGGCGCCTGGGCGGATGAACTGGCTGTCATCAGCGGGGTGGAGAAGCTCGGACTGCAGCCGTACCGGCGCACTGCGGCGATTGCCGCCGTCGAACGCCCCCTGCCTGAACACAGCCCCATGGTGGCTGCCGCGGATAACTCGTTCTACTTCCGTCGGGACGGGGAGGACATCCTGATCTCCCCGTCTGAATCAGTGCCCAGCGGGCCCGAAGACGCCAAGCCCCGGCCCGGGGACGTGGAGCGCCTGGTGGCCCGGCTGAACCAGGTGACTACGCTGGGCATCACGGAGGTCCGCAGGGCGTGGACCGGGCTGCGGACGGAAGCGGCCGACGGCGTGCCGGTGGCCGGTTTCGACGCCGAAGCGCCGGGCTTCTACTGGCTTGCCGGCCAAGGGGGTTACGGCTTCCAGACTTCAGCGGCGATGGCGGAACTGGCCGCCGCCCACATCCTTGCCGGCCGTGGTACGGCTGAGGCAGCGGGGACGGGTCCGGCATCCCGGACAGCGCAGGCGCTGGCAGCCACCCGCTGGTCCGTCCGGCGCTGA
- a CDS encoding DeoR/GlpR family DNA-binding transcription regulator, with protein sequence MTRTDRLTAILDLLAKTGQVEVDEIVSTLHVSPATARRDLDSLAKRRLLTRTRGGATTGALAYDLPGRYNRDDHAEAKQQIAQAASDLIAPGAVIGLCGGTTSTVLAQILATREDLNAPSNQPTLTVVTNAINIAGQLAVRPNIKVMVTGGILNPRSYELVGPYTDIIMQKVVLDIAFIGVNGIDPEVGPTNTGEGEASVNALLASRARVSYVLADSSKVGVRAFATMDGYNFTRLITDSGISARDKAAFEAKGTEVIVAGS encoded by the coding sequence ATGACCCGCACCGACCGTCTGACGGCAATCCTCGACCTCCTCGCCAAGACCGGCCAAGTTGAGGTCGATGAGATCGTCAGCACCCTCCACGTCTCGCCTGCCACTGCCCGGCGCGACCTGGACAGCCTGGCCAAGCGCCGGCTGCTCACACGTACCCGGGGCGGGGCCACAACGGGTGCCCTTGCCTACGACCTCCCCGGCCGGTACAACCGGGATGATCACGCCGAGGCCAAGCAGCAGATCGCCCAGGCCGCGTCCGACCTCATAGCTCCCGGCGCCGTTATTGGCCTGTGCGGCGGCACCACCAGCACTGTGCTGGCACAGATCCTGGCCACCCGGGAAGATCTCAACGCGCCCTCCAACCAGCCCACCCTGACGGTGGTCACAAACGCCATCAACATCGCAGGGCAGTTGGCCGTGCGGCCCAATATCAAGGTCATGGTTACCGGCGGGATCCTGAACCCGAGGTCCTACGAACTGGTGGGCCCCTACACGGACATCATTATGCAGAAGGTGGTGCTGGACATCGCCTTCATCGGTGTCAACGGCATCGATCCCGAGGTAGGGCCAACCAACACGGGGGAGGGCGAGGCATCGGTCAACGCCCTGCTGGCCAGCCGCGCGCGCGTTTCCTACGTGCTGGCTGACTCCTCCAAGGTTGGCGTGCGTGCCTTCGCCACCATGGACGGGTACAACTTCACCCGCCTGATCACGGACTCGGGCATCTCGGCGCGGGACAAGGCGGCATTCGAGGCCAAGGGCACGGAAGTGATTGTGGCCGGCAGCTGA
- the hutI gene encoding imidazolonepropionase produces the protein MSTLITNIAELMTQDLDHRVLKDAAVVIDGERISWIGAAADAPAADDAVDAGGRAMLPGWVDSHTHLLFAGDRTAEFEARMAGESYSAGGIGVTMNATRATSDYDLTRLALGRVAEAVSQGTTYLETKTGYGLDVEHEARSARIASTIADQVTYLGAHLVPAGQDPDDYLDLVCGPMLAAVRPYAQWADVFCEEGAFDAEQSRRVLLACRDAGLGLRVHGNQLGEGPGVQLAVEFEAASVDHVNYLADKDVDALVGTWTGWDTATGTGTRGTVATCLPACDLSTRQPLAPARELLDAGVQVALASNCNPGTSYTSSMAFCVTTAVLQMHLSVHEAVRAATYGGALALGKDKGNDVDGERAVGSIAVGHRADLHLLNAPSATHLAYRPGMPLTYAVWRAGARAR, from the coding sequence ATGAGCACCCTGATCACCAATATCGCCGAGCTGATGACCCAGGACCTGGACCACCGGGTCTTGAAAGATGCCGCCGTGGTGATTGACGGCGAGCGGATTTCGTGGATCGGTGCTGCAGCCGACGCTCCCGCTGCGGATGACGCGGTCGACGCGGGTGGGCGTGCCATGCTCCCGGGGTGGGTGGACTCGCACACCCACCTGCTGTTTGCGGGCGACCGGACGGCCGAATTCGAGGCGCGGATGGCGGGCGAGTCCTACTCCGCAGGCGGCATCGGGGTGACGATGAACGCCACCAGGGCAACGTCCGACTACGACCTCACTCGGCTGGCGCTGGGCCGGGTGGCCGAAGCCGTTTCGCAGGGAACCACCTACCTGGAGACCAAAACCGGATACGGCCTGGACGTTGAGCATGAAGCCCGGAGCGCGCGCATCGCCTCCACCATTGCGGACCAGGTGACATACCTTGGTGCGCACCTTGTCCCCGCCGGGCAGGATCCGGACGACTACCTGGACCTCGTGTGCGGCCCGATGCTCGCCGCTGTCCGCCCTTACGCGCAGTGGGCCGACGTGTTCTGTGAGGAGGGGGCCTTCGACGCCGAGCAGTCCCGCCGGGTCCTGCTGGCCTGCCGCGACGCCGGCCTGGGACTGCGCGTCCACGGCAACCAGCTCGGCGAGGGGCCCGGTGTCCAGCTCGCGGTTGAGTTCGAAGCCGCCAGTGTGGACCACGTGAATTACCTGGCGGACAAGGACGTGGATGCCCTGGTCGGGACCTGGACCGGGTGGGATACCGCCACCGGAACCGGTACTCGCGGCACGGTGGCAACATGCCTGCCCGCCTGCGACCTCTCGACCCGCCAACCACTTGCCCCGGCGCGGGAACTCCTCGACGCCGGTGTCCAGGTGGCGCTCGCCTCGAACTGCAACCCGGGCACGTCCTACACCAGCTCCATGGCCTTTTGCGTGACAACGGCGGTGCTGCAGATGCATCTGAGCGTCCATGAAGCCGTGCGGGCTGCAACCTACGGCGGGGCTCTCGCGCTAGGGAAGGACAAGGGGAACGACGTCGACGGCGAACGGGCGGTGGGTTCCATCGCCGTCGGACATCGGGCTGACCTCCACCTGCTGAACGCGCCGTCCGCGACGCACCTCGCGTACCGCCCGGGCATGCCGCTGACGTACGCTGTATGGCGGGCTGGAGCTCGGGCTCGCTGA
- a CDS encoding glycine C-acetyltransferase, whose protein sequence is MYTSIKDQLDAELEEIRTAGLFKTERSINSPQSSHITAGVLGQPGADVLNFCANNYLGLADHPDIITAAKEAMDERGFGMASVRFICGTQDLHLELEARVSRFLGTEDTILFSSCFDANGGVFESLFGPEDAIISDALNHASIIDGIRLCKAQRYRYANQDMADLEAKLMEAKDARRKIIVTDGVFSMDGYLAPLEAICDLAEKHDALVMVDDSHAVGFMGATGAGTPEHAGVSHRVDIYTGTFGKALGGASGGYVSGRSEVVAMLRQKARPYLFSNSLAPAIVAATIKALDLVENSADLRRQLFENAALFRRRMMEEGFDLLPGEHAIVPVMFGDAVLAAKVADRMLQHGVFVTAFSFPVVPRGAARIRVQLSAAHSADDVEACVGAFVASRAEVAG, encoded by the coding sequence ATGTACACCTCGATCAAGGACCAGCTGGACGCCGAGCTGGAGGAGATCCGCACCGCGGGTCTCTTCAAGACCGAACGCAGCATCAACTCGCCCCAGTCAAGCCACATCACCGCCGGAGTGCTCGGCCAGCCAGGCGCGGACGTGCTGAACTTCTGCGCGAACAACTACCTGGGGCTGGCGGACCACCCGGACATCATCACTGCAGCCAAGGAGGCCATGGACGAACGCGGCTTCGGCATGGCAAGCGTGCGCTTCATCTGCGGCACCCAGGACCTGCACCTGGAACTCGAAGCCCGCGTCTCCCGTTTCCTGGGAACCGAGGACACCATCCTGTTCTCCAGCTGCTTCGACGCCAACGGCGGGGTCTTCGAATCCCTCTTCGGCCCGGAGGATGCCATCATCTCCGACGCCCTGAACCACGCCTCCATCATCGACGGCATCCGCCTGTGCAAGGCCCAGCGGTACCGGTATGCCAACCAGGACATGGCAGACCTTGAGGCCAAGCTGATGGAGGCGAAAGACGCCCGCCGCAAGATCATCGTCACCGACGGCGTCTTCTCCATGGACGGGTACCTCGCGCCGCTCGAAGCGATCTGCGACCTCGCCGAGAAACACGACGCCCTGGTGATGGTGGACGATTCGCACGCCGTTGGTTTTATGGGAGCAACCGGAGCCGGCACTCCGGAACACGCAGGCGTGTCCCACCGGGTGGACATCTACACCGGCACGTTCGGTAAGGCACTGGGCGGCGCCTCGGGCGGATACGTCTCCGGCCGCAGTGAAGTGGTGGCCATGCTCCGGCAGAAGGCCCGGCCCTACCTGTTCTCCAACTCGCTGGCTCCGGCCATCGTGGCCGCCACCATCAAAGCCCTTGACCTGGTGGAGAACTCGGCGGATCTCCGGCGTCAGCTTTTCGAGAATGCCGCGCTGTTCCGCCGCCGCATGATGGAGGAAGGCTTTGACCTGCTGCCGGGAGAGCACGCCATTGTCCCGGTGATGTTTGGCGACGCCGTCCTGGCCGCCAAGGTGGCCGACCGGATGCTGCAGCACGGCGTCTTCGTCACCGCCTTCAGCTTCCCGGTGGTTCCGCGCGGGGCAGCGAGGATCCGTGTGCAGCTTTCGGCCGCGCATTCAGCGGACGACGTCGAGGCGTGCGTGGGTGCCTTCGTGGCCAGCCGTGCCGAGGTGGCAGGCTGA
- the tdh gene encoding L-threonine 3-dehydrogenase — protein sequence MKALYKAGPQAGFEFVDRPEPEAGPADVKIRVMTTGICGTDLHIQSWDSWAQGIIAAPLIPGHEFYGEVVEVGEDVRDVKVGDRVSGEGHVVCGICRNCRAGRRQMCIHTVSVGVQRDGAFAEYVVIPETNVWVHHDPSVTPELGAIFDPFGNAVHTALSFPLVGEDVLITGAGPIGLMAIAVARHAGARKIAITDVSPHRLDLARQLGADLAINVATTRVHDAQRELGMREGFDIGMEMSGHPTALPEMIDNMNHGGRIAMLGLPSQDITIDWGKVVTHMLTLKGIYGREMYETWYAMSAMLSSNPVLHAGISAVVTDTLPATAWQKGFELARSGAGGKVVLDWTRL from the coding sequence ATGAAGGCTTTGTACAAGGCCGGCCCACAGGCCGGCTTCGAGTTCGTGGACCGCCCCGAACCGGAAGCCGGTCCCGCCGACGTGAAGATCCGCGTGATGACCACCGGCATCTGCGGTACCGACCTCCACATCCAGTCCTGGGACTCCTGGGCACAGGGGATCATCGCAGCGCCCCTCATCCCGGGCCACGAGTTCTACGGTGAAGTGGTGGAAGTGGGCGAGGACGTCCGCGATGTGAAGGTCGGGGACCGGGTGTCCGGCGAAGGCCACGTAGTCTGCGGTATCTGCCGGAACTGCCGGGCGGGCCGGCGGCAGATGTGCATCCACACCGTGAGTGTGGGCGTCCAGCGCGACGGTGCCTTCGCCGAATACGTGGTGATTCCTGAAACCAACGTCTGGGTCCACCACGATCCCTCCGTGACTCCTGAACTCGGCGCCATCTTCGACCCCTTCGGCAATGCCGTGCATACCGCCCTGAGCTTTCCGCTGGTGGGCGAGGATGTGCTGATCACCGGAGCCGGGCCCATCGGGCTGATGGCCATCGCCGTCGCCCGCCACGCCGGTGCCCGCAAGATCGCCATCACGGATGTGTCGCCACACCGGCTTGATTTGGCCCGCCAACTGGGCGCAGACCTCGCCATCAACGTCGCCACCACCAGGGTCCACGACGCCCAGCGTGAGCTGGGCATGCGGGAGGGATTCGACATCGGCATGGAGATGTCCGGCCACCCCACCGCCTTGCCGGAGATGATCGACAACATGAACCACGGCGGCCGGATCGCGATGCTGGGGCTGCCCAGCCAGGACATCACGATCGACTGGGGCAAGGTGGTGACCCACATGCTGACGCTCAAGGGCATTTACGGCCGCGAAATGTACGAGACCTGGTACGCCATGAGCGCCATGCTGTCCTCCAACCCCGTACTGCACGCGGGCATCTCCGCCGTCGTTACTGATACGCTCCCTGCCACCGCCTGGCAAAAGGGTTTCGAGCTTGCCCGCAGCGGCGCCGGTGGAAAAGTTGTCCTCGACTGGACCCGACTCTAA